ATCAAACTTGTTTCATGTATGGACTGTGTCAGCAGACCTGAATAGGAAACATCATCATCAAATTCATATTTTTGCAATATTACAAACTTCGGGTACGTTGTGAACAGATTTACTGTTGTTAAGCCCTTACAGGTAAAGATACACAGCTATACTACATCTTTAATATGCAAATGCACTTATCATTCatcattttaatacattttctttcttaatatatatatattttaatgaaGTTCGCGATCAAACTTTCCATTAACTTACTGCTCAATCCTGACAAAGGCAAGTTATTGGAGAAGgcacttgtttttttctttggTGTCCCTCCTTTGAGCTGTTGGAACACTGTACAGTGACTCAGGAGGAGATCTAGTGATGCTTGTTGTGGTAGTTAGTGGACGAGAGAAGGCACCTGTCGAGGGAGGGAACACCCGAGATAGGTTGCTTGCTGAGGGGGAGAGTGTGCTAGAAGAATTGCTTGACGTGGAGGGGGAAGCGCGTGAGGGAGTTTGTGTGTAAGTGGAGGAGTATGAGGAGTCAGAAAGTGTGTGATAAGGTGTGCTCAATGAGGATGAACGGGATAGTGGGTGAGAGGTACTGCTGGCTGAGGGAGTGGGAGTAGTGGTCGTTGAGAGGGTATGAGGCCGAGATAGGGTGCCAGTTGGAAGGAAAAGTGTGCGAGAGGGGGTGCTGGCTGAGGGAGTGAGTataggagagggggtggggggttggggaGCCAGTCTACGAGAGGCGGTGCTGGCTGGGGGAGCGAGTCTACGAGAGACTGTGCTGGCTGGGGTAGTGAATGTATAAGAGGGGGTACTGGCTGGGGTAGTGTGTGTACGAGAGGAGGTACTGGCTGGGGTAGTGAGTGTAGAAGAAGGGGTACTGGCTGGGGtagtgagtgagggagagggggtaCTGGCTGGGGTAATGAGTGTATAAGAGGGGGTGCTGGCTCGGTAAGCGAGTCTACAAGAGGCTGTGCTGGCTGGGGGAGCGAGTCTATGAGAGGCTGTGCTGGCTGGGGTAGGAAATGTATAAGAGGGGGTACTGGCTGGGGTAGTGAGCGTAGGAGAGGGGGTACTGGCTGGGGTAATGAGTGTATAAGAGGGGGTGCTGGCTTGGGGAGCGAGTCTACAAGAGGCTGTGCTGGCTGGGGTAGGGAGTCTATAAGAAGGGGTACTGGCTGGGGTAGTGAGTGTACGAGAGGGGGTGCTGGCTTGGGTAGGGAGCGTACGAGAGGGGGTACTTGCTGGGGTAGTGAGCGTACGAGAGGGGGTGCTGGCTTGGGTAGGGAGTGTATAAGAGGGGGTACTGGCTGGGGTATTGAGCGTACGAGAGGGGGTACTGGCTGGGGTAGTGAGCGTACGAGAGGGGGTACTGGCTGGAGTAGTGAGCGTACGAGAGGGGGTACTGGCTGGGGTAGTGAGCGTACGAGAGGGGGTACTGGATGGGGTAGTGAGCGTACGAGAGGGGGTACTGGCTGGGGTAGTGAGCGTACGAGAGGGGGTAATGGCTGGGGTAGTGAACGTACGAGAGGGGGCACTGGCTGGGGTAGTGAGTGTAGAAGAAGGGGTACTGGCTGGGGtagtgagtgagggagagggggtaCTGGCTGGGGTAGTGAGTGTATAAGAGGGGGTGCTGGCTCGGTAAGCGAGTCTACAAGAGGCTGTGCTGGCTGTGGTAGTGAATGTATAAGAGGGGGTACTGGCTGGGGTAGTGAGTGTAGGAGAGGGGGTACTGGCTAGGGTAGTGAGTTTATAAGAGGGGGTACTGGCTGGGGTAGGAAATGTATAAGAGGGGGTACTGGCTGGGGTCGTGAGCGTAGGAGAGGGGGTACTGGCTGGGGTAGTGAGTGTACGAGAGGGGGTGCTGGGTTGGGGAGAAAGTCTACGAGAGGCTGTGCTGGCTGGGGTAGTGAATGTATAAGAAGGGGTACTGGCTGGGGTAGTGAGTGTACGAGAGGGGGTGCTGGCTGGAGTAGTGAGCGTACGAGAGGGGGTGCTGGCTGGGGTAGGGAGTGTATAAGAGGGGGTACTGGCTGGGGTAGTAAGCGTACGAGAGGGGGTACTGGCTGGGGTAATGAGCGTACGAGAGGGGGTACTGGCTGGGGTAGTGAGCGTACGAGAGGGGGTACTGGCTGGGGTAGTGAGCGTACGAGAGGGGGTACTGGCTGGGGTAGTGAGCGTAAGAGAAGGGGTGTTGGCTGGGgtagtgagtgtgtgagagaggttTGCAAATGAGGGAGTGAAATCTCGGCCTAGGCTGGTATCCACCAATTGAGAACTTGGGTCTGGCATTATGAGGACTGGAGAttgactggatatcaatggggcCTGGGCAGGTTTTGGGAGAGACTGATGGACTAAACGCAAAGTGGGATGAGAATTGGTTGGATTTGAGGAAGTGGTGGCTGCAGTTTTAGATGGATTCAAAGTGGATGGAACTCTCTTCGATGGGGTAGCAGCAGCTGTGGCTTGAATCCGGTTGGATGTTGGGGTT
The sequence above is a segment of the Coregonus clupeaformis isolate EN_2021a chromosome 19, ASM2061545v1, whole genome shotgun sequence genome. Coding sequences within it:
- the LOC121579018 gene encoding mucin-2-like isoform X1, whose amino-acid sequence is MAQQLLKIICNQQGTLDYADLADIGCGTDIICALDKLVENDLFSIGVCNGNKRIIAKTKVRRCKAQQCDGCNDLHLCKFYLFGDCKNSRGRRTCRFGHDLHSEHNSRVLREHQLETLSRQELRQLLLQNDNSLLPPVCNSYNKGTGPYGKCPDQEGCRRLHVCDSYIRGTCSSGADCNRCHDFFEPHPRRTLQQRGVPNDLMASMLSTYQNIQAMKSEGAGGACSINRPQSCPPRNTVRNEICLFFVKGDCKQGEKCWRVHFNMPYKWEVKDGQTWSALPENEAIERDFCDPSKIHSEGSERVRFDSMTRGFSEVHRLSTVSSVTQPTYILTTEWAWFWEDEYGQWVQYASIKEMHRFSSITSEDLEKRYQEDQSAVVKFTAGQQSYELSFRDMTQKNETYGTIRMVRRRPVFVSTADTQAARSRRNGPRNPSQNFRAVPGFWDKSAIPDIGYKTVTLLSSDRDYQKVQELFNKTMRGFQITSIERVQNRDLWEVFQWKRDLMKKNNGGKNSKELHLFHGTDPKHVEAICRDNFDWRLCGTNGTVYGEGSYFARDAKYSHSYTSHSGVRSMFACRVLVGDYTRGNSDLRRPPPKGEGSPTLYDSCVDNVLDPSIYVVFERHQVYPEFLIKYDDGVMHWSSSAPAPPKTVSIQSTSLTPTSNRIQATAAATPSKRVPSTLNPSKTAATTSSNPTNSHPTLRLVHQSLPKPAQAPLISSQSPVLIMPDPSSQLVDTSLGRDFTPSFANLSHTLTTPANTPSLTLTTPASTPSRTLTTPASTPSRTLTTPASTPSRTLITPASTPSRTLTTPASTPSYTLPTPASTPSRTLTTPASTPSRTLTTPASTPSYTFTTPASTASRRLSPQPSTPSRTLTTPASTPSPTLTTPASTPSYTFPTPASTPSYKLTTLASTPSPTLTTPASTPSYTFTTTASTASCRLAYRASTPSYTLTTPASTPSPSLTTPASTPSSTLTTPASAPSRTFTTPAITPSRTLTTPASTPSRTLTTPSSTPSRTLTTPASTPSRTLTTPASTPSRTLTTPASTPSRTLNTPASTPSYTLPTQASTPSRTLTTPASTPSRTLPTQASTPSRTLTTPASTPSYRLPTPASTASCRLAPQASTPSYTLITPASTPSPTLTTPASTPSYTFPTPASTASHRLAPPASTASCRLAYRASTPSYTLITPASTPSPSLTTPASTPSSTLTTPASTSSRTHTTPASTPSYTFTTPASTVSRRLAPPASTASRRLAPQPPTPSPILTPSASTPSRTLFLPTGTLSRPHTLSTTTTPTPSASSTSHPLSRSSSLSTPYHTLSDSSYSSTYTQTPSRASPSTSSNSSSTLSPSASNLSRVFPPSTGAFSRPLTTTTSITRSPPESLYSVPTAQRRDTKEKNKCLLQ